DNA sequence from the Hippopotamus amphibius kiboko isolate mHipAmp2 chromosome 1, mHipAmp2.hap2, whole genome shotgun sequence genome:
gaggggagattgccaaatttggggaaatgtcccttatctgatggggaggCCCATTCTCCAACGGGGAATATCCTTGGGTCAGTGGGGAGGCATTTACGATGGTCCAAgaagggtgaagcggctgagctgtggcagacaggaaggagtgagaaacacatggaaggtATGCATCACGGCTCAGCGTGACCAGACTGAGATGTTAATTCACAGCTgagcagggggtctgggagctggagcatgggaaccagagaactggttcagggtgagaaacattgttgacagtggggagacagactgagaggacaggagggaagaaatccgcagcaaaGAGTGCCTACCGCAGAGAGCCACGaggccatagtggcagctggatactgctgactcacaagcagaggggaggagctgcaggcagaGCCCCTCTCTCACGGCCTgcaatggacagaggaaggacccctgtgggccaagctaatgcactcagggataacaaacgCCCCTGgatggggctggcttagagtgcctgcagacaagagccaaaagcccacagagtggcccaactctgagacattctgtttacagcTGAGCTGCCGGTGTCCCTCCACAACAGGCACTTCCACGCCCGACTGAACTGCTTTGACCCAGACaatgcgccactgctcactcactcccagaggaaggagccactttgtaccctctctctccctgcacaccagcgcttacagacgaacaataaaggaagctctgctggtcaaagaataatacaaaaaacccaaggcggttagaaggacacttacagctgagaccccaaggatatcagtattaattctattgaactggtccattctggggtcagttctagtttttttgttttcgttttggttttggttctggtttttttttattaattataattttagtcctaagggacctacatgttttataacatattctttttctgctctttttcttctatttttatttttagcctttttatatatttctatttctagctaagttttttgtagtgctgactgtatctcttctatcgtcttttcatctctatcttttatatatatctatttctttctttttcttttcatattttcagtcacactatgctcttctgttgccctgtcttctatccttttttagtttattttatcttaatatgcttataagcaatatcatcggcctgctctgtttccttgctttattcttgaGATGACACAATGTTTGGTATTTATTatcaggtttttgtctttatcttacttcttagtatagttgtctgatttcattctaagaatcttcagtctgtctggtggtactctagctctttattatatttgatcctagctttcagtatctcccgggatttgtgtttgtgtgtgtgtggtgttatttgtttgtttgcttttgcttttatttctgttttgttctgttttggcttCGAAttcctgttggttttctctttgaatgtctgatagcatactggggttctcctgtcaggtctttctagtgccttatgttctattggactcagtatttgtgtgtcttatacatgtatgtgtttccttgacttagtatttgtttgactcaacactcaacactctgccattagtctggggcttggacagttttctttaaagcccgttattgccgggacaagcaacctctgaagtttagACTACcaccagaaaacaaagaaacaccatgcaggcaaaggagcaggaaaaaaaccaacaagaccaaataaatgaagaggaaataggaaaaaaacctgaaaaagtattcagagtaatatagtaaaaatgatacaaaatcttgataacaaaatacagaaaatacaagaaacatttaataaggactcagaagaactaaagaacaaacaaacagcaatggacaacaaaataactgcaattaaaaatactctagatggtataaacagcagaataactgaggcagaagaatgaataagtgagttggaagatagaatgggggaaataactgccacagagcaggaaaaagagaaaagaataaaaggaatggaagatagtctcagagaccttggtggcaACATTAactgcaccaacatttgaatcataggcattccagaagaagaagaaaaaaagacagcgtctgagaaaatatttgaagaggttatagtggaaaacgtccccaacatgggaaaggaaataattaattaagtccaagaagtgcagagggtcccatacagaataaacgcaaggagaaatacacccaggcacatattaatcaaactaacaaaaattaaacacaaagaaaaattattaaaagcagcaagagaaaagcagccaataacatataagggaaaacccataaggataacagatgACCTTTCTGCAgagactctgcaagccagaagggaatggcaggatatactggaagtcctgaaagagaaaaacctacagccaagaataccctacccaccAAGAAGCTCATTCAGCTTCAACAGAGAAGTCAAaacctttccagacaagcaaaagttaagaaaattcagcaccaccaaaccagcctcacaacaattgctaaaggaacttttctaagtaggaaacacaagagaaggaaaacacctacaaaaacaaacccaaaacaattaagataatggtaatcggaacacacatgtcaataatcaccttaaatgtaaatggattaaatgctccaaccaaaagacacagactggctgaatggatacaaaaacaagacccttctatatgctgcctacaagaaacccacttcagaccaagggatacatatagactgaaagtaaagggatggaaaaaggtattcaaagcaaatggaggtcaaaagaaagcaggagctgcaattctcatatcagacaaattagactttaaggtaaagactattacaagagacaaggaaggatactacataatgatcaacggatccatccaagaagaacatatcacaatggtaaatatgtatgcccccaacataggagcacctcaatacataaggcaaatgctaacagccataaaaggggaaattgacagtaacacaataatagtgggagacttgaacacctcacttacatcaatggacagatcatccaaacagaaaataaataaggacacacaagctttaaatgacacattagaccatcttgacttaattgatatttataggacattccatccaaaaactacataatacactttcttctcaagtgcacgcagagcattttccaggatagatcacatcttgggtcacaaatcaagcctcagtaaattcaagacaattgaaatcatatcaagcatcttctctgaccacaataccatgagactagatatcaattagaggaaaataactgcaaaaaatacaaacacatggaggcgaaacaacacactattaaacaacaaagaaatcattaaagaaatcaaagaggaaatcaaaaaatatctagaaacaaatgacaatggaaacacaacaacccaaaacatgtgggatgcagcaaaagcatttctaagagggaagttttaagcaatacattcctaccttaagaaacaagaaaaatatcgaataaacaacctaaacttacacataaaacaattagagaaagaagaacaaagaaaccccaaagtgagcagaaggaaagaaatcataaagatcggatcagaaataaatgaaaaagaaaggaaggaaacaatagcaaagatcaatgaaactaaacgctggttctttgagaagataaagaaaattgataaaccattagccagactcatcaggaagaaaagggagaagatgcaaatccaaagaattagaaatgaaaaaggagaagtaacaagggacaccacagaaatacaaaagatcatgagagactactacaagcaactatatgccaataaattggaaaacctggaagaaatggagaaattcttagaaaaatacaatcttccaagactgaaccaggaagaaatagaaaacatgaacagaccaatcacaagtacggagattgagactgtgattaaaaatctgccaacaaacaaaagcccagggccagatggcttcacaggtgaattctaccaaacatttagagaagagctaacacctaaccttctcaaactcttccaaaatatagcagaagcaggaacCATCCcgaactcattctacgaggccaccatcaccctgataccaaaaccaggcaaagatgtcataaaagaagaaaattacagaccaatatcactgatgaatatagactcaaaaatcctcaacaaaatactagccagcagaatccaacagcacattaaaaaaaatcattcaccatgatcaagtggggtttatccctgggatgcaaggattctacaatatacacaaatcaaccaACGTGATacgtcatatcaacaaattgaaggataaaaccatatgataatctcaatagatgcaggaaaagcttttgacaaaattcaacatccatttatgataaaaactccagaaaatgggcatagaaggaaattacctcaacataataaaagccatatatgagaaaccaaaagccagcattgttctaaatggggaaaaactgaaagaattccctctaagaacaggaacaagacaaaggtgtctactctcaccattattattcaacatagttttggaagtgttagccacagcaatcagagaagaaaatgaaataaaaggaatccaaattggaaaagaagaagtaaaattgtcactctttgcaggtgacatgatattatacatagaaaaccccaaagactctaccagaaaactgctagcactaatcgatgaattcagtaaaatatcaggatacaaaattaatgcgcagaaatctcacattcctatgcactaacaacgaaagagcagaaagagaaattaaggaaactctcccctttaccattgcaacaaaaagaataaaatacctaggaataaacctgcctaaggaggcaaaagatctgtatgcagaaaactttaagacactgatgaaagaaatcaaagatgatacaaacagatggagggatataccatgttcttggattggaagaatcaacatcgtgaaaatgactgtactacccaaagcaatttacagattcaatgcaatcccgatcaaattaccaatggcatttttcacagaactagaacaagaaatcttacgatttgtatggaaatgcaaaacaccccgtatagccaaagcaatcttgagaaggaaaaatggagttggtggaatcaggcttcctgacttcaaactatactacaaggccacagtgatcaagacagtatggtactggcacaaaagtagaaaggaagatcagtggaacagaatagagaactcagaggtaagcccaagcacatatgggcaccttatctttgacaaaggaggcacgagtatacaatggaaaaaagacagcctcttcaagaagtggtgctgggaaaattggatagcaacatgtaaaagaatgaaattagaacacttcctaacaccatgcacaaaaataaactccaaatggattaaagacctacatgtaaggccagacactataaaactcctagaggaaaacataggcagaacactctatgacatacatcaaagcaagatcctttttgacccacctcctagaatcatggaaataaaatcaagaatacacaaatgagacctaatgaaacttaaaagcttttgcacagcgaaagaaatcataaacaagacaaaaggcaagcctcagaatgggaaaaaatagttgccaacgaagcaaagaacaaaggattaatgtccaaaatagacaagcagctcatacagcttaataccaaaaaagcaaataacccaatccacaaatgggcagaagacctaaacaggcttttctccaaagaagacatacagatggccaacaaacacatgaaaagatgctcaacatcactcatcatcagagaaatgcaagtcaaagccacaatgaggtatcacctcacaccggtcagaatggccatcatcaaaaaatctagaaacaataaatgttggagagggtgtggagaaaagggaactctcctgcactgttagtgggaatgtaagttggtacagccactatggaaaacaatttggaggttccttaaaaaactacaaatagaactaccatatgatccagtaatcccactaatgggcatatacccagagaaaaccataatccgaaaagaaacaggcaccataatgtttattgcagcactatttacaatagccaggacatggaagcaacctaaatgcccatcaacaaatgaatggatacagaagatgtggcatatatatacaatggaatattactcagctataaaaagggatgagatggagctatatgtaatgaggtggttagacctagagtctgtcatacagagtgaagtaagccagaaagaaaaaaaacaaatattgtatgcaaattcatatatacggaatctaaaaaaaaaaaaaatggtcctgatgaacccagtgacaagacaaaaataaggatgcagatgcagagtacggactggaggacacgaggttggggggggtgggacgcaaaggggaagctgggacgaagtgagagagtagcataggcatatatatactaccaatgtaaaatagatagccagtgggaagttgctgtataacaaagggagatcaattcgataatggatgatgccttagaaggcaaggacggggaggatgggggttagtcgagggagggagggaatatggggatatgtgtataaatacagctgatttaactttggtgtacctcaaaacctggtacaagagtgtaaagcaattatattccaataaagagctttaaaaaacaaacaaacaaaaaaaaacattgccTAGACCCACCATaagaatgtaaatggaataacaTTATGTATTTTGTCTTCACAGTCTTACTTGCAATCAATCTTTTCTCCTTATCTTTGTTAGCATCTAAATTAAAGTAGTAGCAGTTAATCTTTGGCTTTCACCAAGCAGACAAGGTTTGGGGCATGAATTaagaaattctgaattttaaaatccagATTTAGGGGCTTGCtaagtggcccagtggttgagaatgtgcctgccaatgcaggggacacgggttcgatccctgctcgcggaagatcccatatgcctcagagcaactaagcctgtgtgccacaactattgagcctgagcttcagagcccataagccacaactattgagcccatgtgctgcaactactgaagcctacgtgcctagagctcatactccgcaacaagagaagcctcagcaatgaggagcccgcgcaccacaaggaagagtagcccccgctcaccacaactaaaagaaagcctgcgcacagcaaggaagacccaatacagccaataaaataaataaataaagtaaataaataaataaatttataaaaaaaaaatccagatttaaGATATTCAATAGTCAGCTCAGTGTCAATCCGTGATAGTCTACTGATTCCTACTAGGTTGTCGTTTGTATAACCTTCTTCTTTTCATCTAATTGCATTTCTCAAGGGACCAAAGCACACCAAATTGCAAACTGATAGCAGCAGCACTACTTGCTGCCCTTACTACATGTAGTGCATTTCCGTAGCATATAAAAACTGTCTCAAAGTCACTCATGACTTGTCCTGAATCTCGTTTTCAAGCTCATCATCTGTTACCACATGGGCAAGCACTAGTTCCATCAAGTAAGATTACCCTGTAATATCTCTATAAGACCACACTTTCTGACAATTGTAATCACCATCTGTGGGTCCTTCCACCTGCATGGTCCCTATAGCTCCACAAATCCACATTCTGTCAATTCTTTAAAGCTCAGCTGTTTTCATCTTAATGCCATCATATCACTGTCAGACATAATCACTTCTTGCTCTGAATTCACAGAGtacattttctagatttttttttggaattgCCCCTTTGTGTTTTACATTATAATAGTTGGTTCCATGCCTGACAGTTTATCATCTAGGATGTATTCATATGTTCCCAGGTATATGTGCCGCTCCATCTCTCTAGGGCAGGGACTGTGATATGAAACTTTATATCCACACGAGCAGATGCAGTATCTGCTGTTTTCTAAATGCACAATGAACTGATGATGAATTTAACTGAATATCACTCATCCCTAATATAGCCCATGATCAaggaaaaatggcaaaagaatcATGGTCCACTTATTATTGCATAACTTCTGTGTTCTAGGCACTGTACTAAGCATTTGACACACATTTATGATGTCACTCACTGCTGTTAACAGCTAATGACCCTGACGCCTTGAGAGGCATCAGTGTCAACACCAGAAAGGTTTGCATTTAGCACTGTCttgaaattttatgttatttgccTCACTATTGAGTTACACTACAGCTGTCACAGTAAATGAACAACTGAATGAGAGAATGGGGAGTGGAGTCCTCAGTCCCCTGCTGTAATGTACTTTCTAGGGTGACTCCAAGAATGACTCGTGGATCTTTGTCCTGGCCGTGCTTCTGAGCAGCAGCTTTGTCTACAACAGCATGAGCACCATCAGCCACCAGGCCCTGGAGCAGCTGCAGTATCCTTCCAGGAACTGAACCACATGTTTCATTCAGGTTATGGGAATAGCAAGtgactctgtttcttctttcccttGACTCCATTCTCATGGCTGATGAAAAGGGAAAACGGGGCAAAAGGGAATGTTGATAAAACTTGTTTTGGGGTGAGATCTGGAAATTGTGTTGGAGGGCATTTCTCGTTCCTTAGCTAAGATCCCAGCTATGTGACTGAACTAACAGAGCTAACCAGGACAAAATCATCTCCCAGCTCTGGCGAAGTAAAGGACTCAGCCGATTTTGTGAGTTTCTTTCCAGACTTTGTTTGGACTGTGCGGGATTTCATGCTGGAGTTGGAGTTAGATGGACACCCCATCACTGAAGACGAGTACCTGGAGAATGCCTTGAAGTTGATACCAGGTATCAGAGCAGGGCCAGGGTGGTGGGAAATTCATTAGAAGGTGGGGTAAACAGAGCCCTGACATTCAGCACTTGATGTCATTCTTCATTTGGGGTTGGAGTGAGGCTGTGCTAATGGTGTTTGGTGAATGACAGGTGGGTGTGACTTCAGTCATTATTGTTACTGGAAAAACCCCAGTGATCAGAGCTTAAGCCCACAGAGGAAATTTAGAATCCAATATTAGAGCaaatgattttagaaaaattgaTACCTTGAAAAAAAAGACTCATAAACATATTGCATATTAAGTCTAAGTGCTTCTCCTTTCCTATTTGAGAAATATAATCCATCAActtggaaacagactcacaaggTAAACAAAAGAACTAATTTTTGAAATACCTTCTTTTAACACAGTGTATCTTACCAGCATACATAGCTACTTCCTTCATGTTGATAGATAGCTATTTACACACTAAagagttcagaaaaaaaagaaggcattggCATGTCCTTTAAGTAAGAGTGTCAGATCCTTAATAGGTTCTTCCTCATACTATCACACTCTTCATTCTAGAAACTTACACAGTATATGTCATGTTACTATATGAGTTACTCAGATTATTTTAGCAGAGAGTGGTATGGGTGGTACCTAGAAGCAATAGTCATTTCTTAATTTAAtcatttactcattctttcaataaatacttgttgaattgcTGATATACGCCCAGAATCACTCTATATGAGAGTCACGTCCAATGTAAGATGATGCAGAGGATGGATGAGGTCTCCTAGTTTCATTGAGGCTACCCTTATATGAGAGGGTGTCTGCTAAAGTAATCTCCAAACATATTTATAGTATGTGTACTTTTCTACTTTGATATATGTCTTTTCTTTACTGTCCTGAGTATCATTTCTCTGTCTAGGGTTATTTTCTCAGCAATATCATAAATACCTTTATCTCTACCATTACATTACTTTAGAGCCCACATGTCATTTCTGACATGGGGACTGCAATATCAGGAAAATATTTCTGACAACTTATTGGATTTTTCTATCACTGAAGAAACATCTAATAAACAGCTGATCCACTGTGCACCATGGAAGGGTAAGGAAAATAATCAACAGTTTCTTCACTTGCAATGgattccttccctgcctcctcagAAGTACTTCCTTTACTCTTAGCTCTGTacaaagaaggggagggaggtcCTATGCCCTGAATCGATTAGTATAGACTCAATAATAGGAGATACACAGGCACAGAAGTTACAGTGACGCAAAGATCCATGGAAATGAAAGTCCTCAGCCCCCCTACCTACAGGCGGTTCCTTCAATGATTGCTGTTTTTCCACTTCTGCAGGCAAAGATCCCAAAATCCAAACTTCCAACATGCCCAGAGAGTGCATCAAGAagttttttccaaaaagaaagtgCTTTGTCTTTGATCGGCCTACAAGTGACAAAACATTATTACGTCACATTGAGAAAGTGCCAGATAACCAACTGGATGTGAATTTCCAGAAGCAATCAAAAAAGTTCTGCTCATATATCTTTACCCATGCAAGGCCCAAGACCCTAAGAGAAGGAATCACTGTCACAGGGGGAGGTGAGCCTCCTTTGCTACAACATATCTCTCTGTGGTTCAGTGTGTGTGGTGAAGTTGTGACTGCACTCTGGGTTTGTCAGTATTTGTCTTCTCATCTCCAAGTAACTTGGAAAAATGGATGTTCATGCCACACATGGAAATGCATGTTTCTTCATTAAAAGAAGCCTGTATTAGTCCACCAAATCTCAGGAACCTATTACACTAATGATATAAGTTAAAGATTGAAATCTTTATGGCGATGAGCTGTCTGAGGGGATAAGTGTTTTGAGTGAGGATATGCAAGATATTTTGTGAGTTTACatgaatcagaaaataaagagtaGTCCATGAATCCATGTAAGCTCACTGAGAGTCtgagaaacaaatgtaaatacaATCTTATGTACAGGGCTGGCTTCACGCACATGCCACCTGGGCAGCCACACAGTGCCCTGTGCCGAGATGGGCCCTGCTTATTTAATGTTTGTATTACTGGCCTGAAATTCTTGATGACATTTTCATCAATACATTTCCATTTACAAATAATCCCCACAAGTTATGTCATTTACCTACATGTATtatgagttctttttattttcttactaagCGAAGAGTGTTCTGGGAGACCTTTGAGTATATTGTTTGAGATTACTGAGCTAATATTGTAATGGGATGAATTTGATCCAAAAGATAGAGTGAACAGGAGATATAGTGATGTTATTATAAAGAAGTGGATTCATAGAACGAAAAGGAGGAGGatacaagaataaagaaaatgaggagaagaataaacagaagaaaacttcaacttcaaaaaatttttagtgATTTTTGGAGTGCTGATCTCTAAAGCTATTAAGACGGAagagaattctctctttatttcataaatatcatGTATCATTCAGGGTTGGGGACTCTGGCAGTGTCCTACATAGATGCCATCAACAGTGGAGGAGTTCCTTGTTTGGAGAACGCAGTGACAACTCTGGCTGAGCGTGAGAACTCAGCAGCTGTGCAGAAGGCAGCTGACCACTACAGCGAGCAGATGGCCCAGCGACTGAGGCTCCCCACGGACACGCTCCTGGAGCTGCTGGAGGTGCACGCAGCCTGTGAGAGGGAAGCCATTGCAATCTTCATGGAGCACTCCTTCAAGGATGAAAATCAGGAATTCCAGAAGAAGCTGGCGGTAATGTGGCCTAGAATATATCCTTCCTAATGCCTTCATCTGGAATGATACCTATACATTCCCTTTTGACTCCATGATTTATGTGCTTCTCATCATAAAAGGAGCTTAGATCTTGTGAATGATTGGGCTCTACAGGCTACAGTCCATCCTTTTTCTAAAAgttggtctttttattttctccctgtgcttagcagctggaaaaaaaaaaaaaacacatctatTAACTTACAGTTCCTCAGGTCAGATCCTAGCCCAGAGTCTATGGGTTTCCTGCTCATTGTACCACAGCTGAAAACAAGGTTCAAATGGGCTTGGTACTCACATGGATGCTCTGGGGAACCTCCCTCCATCTTCAACCCAGCCATGGTGCactgtttccttcttttgttcctaGCCTCTGTGACTACCTCTTCTGCCACCAACTGGAGAAAACAGCTTTTAAAGGGCTGTGACTACTTAATGCCCACCTAGGTAATCTCCATTTCATAAAGTCAACCTGTTCCCTGCAATATCGTCTAAACACAGAATAATTGTTCCTCATATTCACAAGTCCAGGGACTATGCAGTGTGTGGACACCAGGAGAGAGACCTCTTGGAGATCACAATTCTGCTTACCATTGGCACCTTCACTGAAAGTTTGACTTTCAGTCTCCCTTGACTATCCTATAAGTCACAAAAATCTTAGTTCATACAGAGTAAAACCAGCTCAATTGTAATGTATCAGTACAAGCAAAAATTTCTGTTCCCATGTTTTCACACACTCAAATCCTCAGTGAAACAAGAATTCAAAAAGAGTTCAAAACTCTGTTCAGTGTATACTTAATTCATTAGTAGGAAATGGATTTGCTATGCACGTATTTTTATCCATACCACCCAAGGTTGCAGAGGAAACCCTACTTCCAGTCTTAATTGCACTTGCGTTGTTCACTGGTGATGGGTGGATCACTACTAATGCTACTACTGTTACAGCAGTAGTTTGCCTCTGCCAACCCCGTCGTTGCACAGATGTTGAGACTGAGCCCACAAGTCACACAAAGAGTTGGTCAGAACTGGGACTAAAACTAGACTCCTGACTGCACGTTATTTATCGTGAGTCTCATGTACCCTGATGCTTTCAGACTGCTTCTTCCGAGAGGATCACAGGTGGACCTTCCCTTCTAACAGCTTCTTTCTATTGGATTTCCCCATATTTCCCTGGCAGGacatcatgaagaaaaagaaggacgTTTTCATGATCCAGAATGAAGAGGCCTCTGTCAAATATTGTCAGGCTGAACTTAAGCAGCTTTCAGAATCCTTGATGAAAAGTATTTCAGGAGGAACTTTCTTTGTCCCAGGAGGACACAGTCTTTACTTAGAAGCAAGGAGCAAGTTGGAACAGGACTATAAACTGGTTCCCAGGAAAGGAGTGAAGGTGAGGAGTAATGGCATTGGGAAAGAACAGCAGATTAAAGTCAGAGGGCCTTGTTGGTCCATTTGGTTGCCAGGTCGTGTTTGTTCAGAGGCTGCTGGTCATGAGGATGCTGACTGTGGAACCCAGGGGGGCTCTCCTTCTAGTGCTGCatttgtggtgagcagagtgaggGACCAGGAGACACCAGAACTGTTGCCTGTCCACTGGCGGGAGAAGCAGGTCCTAGGGCTCGTGGCAGCCCACTGGAGAAGAGAGCCAGATCCTGGGGTCTGGGTGCAGGGCCCAGGAGTCCCAGAGCATGTACTGGATCACTGCTGGGTAGAGCCAGTTAGGCTTCTGGATCTGGGATGTCTGGAAGCTTCTGTGGGCCTCATATAGGTCCAGGTCtgagcccagctgctcccagggcaCGATATGGCCCTGGGAGCAGCTGAGTGAGTGTGATCAGGTCCCTGACCCTCTTATGGACAAAGCCATGTCTAGAGGTGCCTGTGGGCACAGGAGGTTTGCTGGCAGGTGGGGCTGCATCCATGCCGTGTTAtttgcttggcctgaggctccCAGCACTGGCATTTGCAGACCTGGACCAGAGCAGGGTTGGGTCT
Encoded proteins:
- the LOC130839502 gene encoding guanylate-binding protein 4-like, which codes for MASGSTIMDPICLMKNQNNQLRVNPKALKILDQISQPVVVVAIAGLYRTGKSYLMNRLAGQNHGFRLGSTVRSETKGIWMWCVPHPSKESHTLVLLDTEGLGDVEKGDSKNDSWIFVLAVLLSSSFVYNSMSTISHQALEQLHYVTELTELTRTKSSPSSGEVKDSADFVSFFPDFVWTVRDFMLELELDGHPITEDEYLENALKLIPGKDPKIQTSNMPRECIKKFFPKRKCFVFDRPTSDKTLLRHIEKVPDNQLDVNFQKQSKKFCSYIFTHARPKTLREGITVTGGGLGTLAVSYIDAINSGGVPCLENAVTTLAERENSAAVQKAADHYSEQMAQRLRLPTDTLLELLEVHAACEREAIAIFMEHSFKDENQEFQKKLADIMKKKKDVFMIQNEEASVKYCQAELKQLSESLMKSISGGTFFVPGGHSLYLEARSKLEQDYKLVPRKGVKANEILQSFLQSQTEVAEAILLADKALTDGDKAMAVECAKKDAAEREQELLREKQNEEEQNMVAQEKSFKEYMTQLKEKMNRETENFLREQEKMLEHKLKMQKELLKEGFEKEAVELNKEIDQLKGDIETTKNNQSLKISEALDVASMALVAILPGGYKVLGMGVKLLSDVMKKPQNPC